The genomic stretch GGTGCTGATGCAGAACTCCGGTTTGGGCTATTGTCTAAACGTTTTGACGTCGATGTCTTTGATCTACGATATTCCCAACCTGATGGTGATCTCGTGGCGTGGAGCGGAAGGTATGAATGATGCGGTGGAGCATGACATCATCGGTGAACGCCTGCTCCATGTGTTGGACGCGGTGGGCATCACCTATGTGCTGTTGGACCCGGAGACGCCAGAAGCGAGTGTGGAGGCGTGTTTGCATCAGATCGAGGAATTGCATAAGCCAGTAGCTCTGTTAATTCGACAAGCGGTGTGAGGTGAATGATGATGAAGATGAAAGATGCGATGAAAGCGGTGTTGGATCGATACCCGAATGCACTCTATGTGAGCACTTGTGGATATATATCACGGGAATTATTCAATCTGCATGATAGCGAAGATCATTTTTATATGCTGGGGTCGATGGGAATGGCAGCACCGGTTGGATTGGGGTTGGCACTGACTCATCCCGAGCGTACGATCGTCGTGCTGGACGGCGACGGCTCCTTCATGATGAACCTTGGCATCATTGCGATGATCACCTCGGAACAGCCGCAGAATTTGGTGCATGTCGTGCTGGATAATCGGCTGTATGAAAGCACAGGCGGGCAGAAACCTGTGCAGTTTGAAAACATGGTAGGCGTCGCTGTTGCGGCCGGATACCGCCATGCTGTGCATGTGCAGGAGGAAGCCGATTTTGGGAAGCTGGACGGTCTGGCTGGGTTGACGTTTGTACAAGCCTTGATCGAGCCGCGCACAGAGCCGATCGGCAAGCGCATCAAGTGGACGCCACAGGAGCTCGTGGAGCGGTTTCACACGGCGGCAGGAAGAGGGTGAGTTCGATGAATGTAGTCAAGATTGGAGGGAGTTTGCTGACCGATAAGGACGGCTACTGTGCGCCGAATCAGGAGATGGTGCGGCAGTATGCGCGCACGATCGCCAAGGAGTGGGAGCGGCTGCGTGGCAACTTGATCCTGATCGTCGGCGGAGGCTCGTATGGGAATGCAGTGCCGGTTCGCTATCACTTGAAGGATGCTTCCCTGCCGTGGAAAGATACGGACCTGTCGATGATGACGGTGAAGATGTTTGAGTGGTTGTCGCTGGTGACCCAGATTTTTCGGGAAGAGGGAGTGCCTTGCTATCCGTTCCAGACCAGCGGGTATGTGGTGACGAAAAACAAACGGCCCCAGCGTTTTTTTGTGGAGCCGGTGGAGCACGTGCTGTCGATGGGGGTGCTGCCCGTTTTCTCGGGCGACCTGGTCTTTGATGAGGAGCAGCAGTTTATCATTTTTTCGAGTGATAATTTGCCCGAGTTGTTTGTCGAGCGGATGTCTCTCCGGCGGATGGTGATGCTGACCGATGTTGAGGGAGTGATGCAAATCGGAACGGATGGGCAGCAGACGGTGATTCCTGAAGTGACGCGTGCAAATTTTCAGGAGGTGCTGCGCTGTGCGGGGCCTTCGCAAAAGCCGGATATCACAGGCGGAATGAAAAATAAGCTGGAAGCTCTGTTGCGCTTGGCGGAGCAGGGAGTGGAAGGTGTGATCACCAGCGGAAGGAAGGCGGAGGCATTGCTGCCAGCGTTGTTTGAGCCCGAGCCTGTAGGCACGATGATTCGGCCTTGGGCACAAGAGAATAGAGGGGGATTGCTGTAGATGTTGATTGCGTTTTCGGGATGTGACGGGGCAGGTAAGAGCACGCAGGTGAAGGCGGTTCAGCAAATCTTGCAGGAGCGCGGGCTGCAGGTGAAGGTGCTGGATAAATGGGAGATTCGGGATCATGAGAAGTTTAGAGAGTGCCGCATGATCAACATTGAGCTGGAAGATTTGAAAAATGCGGTCGGGGAGATGGAAGGGCACAGTCGAGCGATGTTTTTGTTCTGGGCGATTGGGATCACGATGACGCGGGACGATTTGGATGACCCGAACGTCGTGTATTTGCTGGACGGGTACTGGATGAAGCATGCGGCGGTGGAGATTGAGTATGGGTGCTCGCCAGAGTGGATTGAGCTGACGGCGCAACAGTTTCGCCCGGCCGATCTGACGTTTTATTTTGATGTGTTGCCGGAGGTGGCTTTGGAGCGGAAGGATGATTTTAATGTCTATGAGTGCGGGCGGGACCCGGAATGTCGGCCGGAGTCGTTTATCGAGCACCAGACCAAGTTGCGCAAGCGGATGCTGCAGTGGTCGGAGCGGTTTGGCTGGGAAGTGGTGAATTCGATGCAAGAGCAACAGGCGATCACCGAGCTTGTGATGAAGCAGGTGGATCAGCTGCTTGAGCAGAACAAGGGCCAGAGCTAGACGTTGAAGGGTGGCGAAGATGGTGAAGAGAATCGGCTGGATTGGAACCGGGGTGTTAGGTTCTGCTGTGGTCGCAAGGCTATTGGAACGGGGTTATGAGGTAGTTGTGTATAACCGGACCGTACAGAAAGCTGAGCAGTTGGGCGTTGCGGTCGCGAGTTCGCCTCGGGAATTGGCTGAGACGTGTGATCTGTTGTTTTTGTGTGTGAAAGGTCAAGACGCGGCCGAATCGCTGCTGTTCGATCCCGAGCGTGGCGTAGTGGCCAGTGGT from Tumebacillus algifaecis encodes the following:
- a CDS encoding thiamine pyrophosphate-binding protein, giving the protein MNQVAERIISTLLDNGYRAFTGVPCSLLKGAFRLLEEEMRQEKPRLRYVSAVREDSALGLAAGMYLGGEKTVVLMQNSGLGYCLNVLTSMSLIYDIPNLMVISWRGAEGMNDAVEHDIIGERLLHVLDAVGITYVLLDPETPEASVEACLHQIEELHKPVALLIRQAV
- a CDS encoding thiamine pyrophosphate-dependent enzyme encodes the protein MMMKMKDAMKAVLDRYPNALYVSTCGYISRELFNLHDSEDHFYMLGSMGMAAPVGLGLALTHPERTIVVLDGDGSFMMNLGIIAMITSEQPQNLVHVVLDNRLYESTGGQKPVQFENMVGVAVAAGYRHAVHVQEEADFGKLDGLAGLTFVQALIEPRTEPIGKRIKWTPQELVERFHTAAGRG
- a CDS encoding isopentenyl phosphate kinase, translating into MNVVKIGGSLLTDKDGYCAPNQEMVRQYARTIAKEWERLRGNLILIVGGGSYGNAVPVRYHLKDASLPWKDTDLSMMTVKMFEWLSLVTQIFREEGVPCYPFQTSGYVVTKNKRPQRFFVEPVEHVLSMGVLPVFSGDLVFDEEQQFIIFSSDNLPELFVERMSLRRMVMLTDVEGVMQIGTDGQQTVIPEVTRANFQEVLRCAGPSQKPDITGGMKNKLEALLRLAEQGVEGVITSGRKAEALLPALFEPEPVGTMIRPWAQENRGGLL
- a CDS encoding dTMP kinase, which translates into the protein MLIAFSGCDGAGKSTQVKAVQQILQERGLQVKVLDKWEIRDHEKFRECRMINIELEDLKNAVGEMEGHSRAMFLFWAIGITMTRDDLDDPNVVYLLDGYWMKHAAVEIEYGCSPEWIELTAQQFRPADLTFYFDVLPEVALERKDDFNVYECGRDPECRPESFIEHQTKLRKRMLQWSERFGWEVVNSMQEQQAITELVMKQVDQLLEQNKGQS